One Lycium barbarum isolate Lr01 chromosome 5, ASM1917538v2, whole genome shotgun sequence genomic window carries:
- the LOC132642743 gene encoding uncharacterized protein LOC132642743 isoform X1 — MMTDLKDNTIPFWAVPIVVIILPLLVILVVYFIKRDVYGVNQAILGLQYSVIITFVLIDGIKDAVGRPCLDLLWRFPDGKGVCQSKMTKSYRPSCLILCFFLSTDEYVMDHKLRELFSQCIEITCAKLMLDEKGVSKDFGFVCFSTPEEDTPDLAPFLQNAGREPINEVKYHLRGVNEGFVVSSAGTGKVGSFAEGSVDLSTMLTVAPPTQQKQILGEHLYPLVRQQKPNLAGCYGAKSSEVLKHSKNEVSSQDSLVQIISQLKLQLVWQQ; from the exons ATGATGACAGATTTGAAAGACAATACCATTCCATTTTGGGCTGTTCCG ATTGTTGTTATAATCTTACCTTTACTGGTCATACTTGTCGTTTACTTCATCAAAAGGGATGTCTACGGTGTGAATCAAGCTATATTAG GATTGCAGTACTCTGTAATCATCACCTTTGTTCTTATTGATGGAATCAAAGATGCTGTTGGTCGACCCTGTCTAGACCTCCTCTGGCGTTTCCCTGATGGAAAAGGGGTATGTCAATCAAAGATGACAAAGTCTTATAGACCTTCTTGTCTAATTTTG TGTTTCTTTTTGTCGACTGATGAATATGTCATGGATCACAAGTTGCGCGAATTGTTCAGTCAATGTATCGAAATCACTTGTGCAAAACTTATGCTAGATGAGAAAGGAGTCAGTAAGGACTTTGGATTTGTATGTTTTTCCACACCAGAGGAGGACACTCCCGATTTGGCACCTTTTCTGCAAAATGCTGGTCGTGAACCTATAAATGAG GTCAAATATCATTTGCGTGGTGTGAATGAAGGATTTGTTGTATCCTCTGCTGGCACTGGTAAAGTTGGATCTTTCGCTGAGGGTTCAGTAGACCTGAGTACGATGCTTACTGTCGCTCCTCCTACACAGCAGAAACAGATACTTGGAGAGCACCTTTATCCTCTAGTCCGTCAGCAGAAG CCTAATCTTGCTGGCTGCTATGGTGCAAAGAGCAGTGAGGTGCTTAAGCACTCCAAGAATGAAGTTTCCAGTCAAGATTCACTCGTCCAGATTATCTCTCAGCTGAAATTGCAGTTAGTTTGGCAGCAGTAA
- the LOC132642743 gene encoding uncharacterized protein LOC132642743 isoform X2: protein MMTDLKDNTIPFWAVPIVVIILPLLVILVVYFIKRDVYGVNQAILGLQYSVIITFVLIDGIKDAVGRPCLDLLWRFPDGKGCFFLSTDEYVMDHKLRELFSQCIEITCAKLMLDEKGVSKDFGFVCFSTPEEDTPDLAPFLQNAGREPINEVKYHLRGVNEGFVVSSAGTGKVGSFAEGSVDLSTMLTVAPPTQQKQILGEHLYPLVRQQKPNLAGCYGAKSSEVLKHSKNEVSSQDSLVQIISQLKLQLVWQQ from the exons ATGATGACAGATTTGAAAGACAATACCATTCCATTTTGGGCTGTTCCG ATTGTTGTTATAATCTTACCTTTACTGGTCATACTTGTCGTTTACTTCATCAAAAGGGATGTCTACGGTGTGAATCAAGCTATATTAG GATTGCAGTACTCTGTAATCATCACCTTTGTTCTTATTGATGGAATCAAAGATGCTGTTGGTCGACCCTGTCTAGACCTCCTCTGGCGTTTCCCTGATGGAAAAGGG TGTTTCTTTTTGTCGACTGATGAATATGTCATGGATCACAAGTTGCGCGAATTGTTCAGTCAATGTATCGAAATCACTTGTGCAAAACTTATGCTAGATGAGAAAGGAGTCAGTAAGGACTTTGGATTTGTATGTTTTTCCACACCAGAGGAGGACACTCCCGATTTGGCACCTTTTCTGCAAAATGCTGGTCGTGAACCTATAAATGAG GTCAAATATCATTTGCGTGGTGTGAATGAAGGATTTGTTGTATCCTCTGCTGGCACTGGTAAAGTTGGATCTTTCGCTGAGGGTTCAGTAGACCTGAGTACGATGCTTACTGTCGCTCCTCCTACACAGCAGAAACAGATACTTGGAGAGCACCTTTATCCTCTAGTCCGTCAGCAGAAG CCTAATCTTGCTGGCTGCTATGGTGCAAAGAGCAGTGAGGTGCTTAAGCACTCCAAGAATGAAGTTTCCAGTCAAGATTCACTCGTCCAGATTATCTCTCAGCTGAAATTGCAGTTAGTTTGGCAGCAGTAA